A part of Miscanthus floridulus cultivar M001 chromosome 6, ASM1932011v1, whole genome shotgun sequence genomic DNA contains:
- the LOC136458040 gene encoding probable envelope ADP,ATP carrier protein, chloroplastic, producing MSRRRVETCDSWRSPRKNHAGAPPLLRAGPRIPAFASLSVRDGGDAAAAVAKAVEEVVVVRADEVREQRAAVAEETKSTERRLPPAAQLVRHPLALLALVPNSAALFAAGAAAGTIAKTVTAPLDRVKILMQTHSVRVAGESAKKGVGFLEAMADIGKKDGLKGYWKGNLPQVIRIIPYSAVQLFSYEVYKKIFRRKDGELSVFGRLAAGACAGMTSTLVTYPLDVLRLRLAVQSGHSTLPQVALNMLREEGLASFYGGLGPSLIAIAPYIAVNFCVFDLMKKSVPEKYKNRPETSLATALLSATFATLMCYPLDTIRRQMQMKGTPYNTVFDAIPGIVERDGLTGLYRGFVPNALKNLPNSSIKMTVFDTVKTLIATGQKEMDKLIQENEEKTS from the exons ATGAGCCGCCGCCGGGTCGAGACCTGCGACTCGTGGCGGTCCCCGCGGAAGAACCACGCCGGGGCGCCGCCGCTCCTCCGCGCGGGGCCCCGGATCCCCGCCTTCGCCTCGCTCTCCGTCCGCGACGGCGGGGACGCCGCCGCGGCCGTCGccaaggcggtggaggaggtggtcgtCGTCCGGGCCGACGAGGTGAGGGAGCAGAGGGCGGCGGTGGCCGAGGAGACGAAGTCGACGGAGCGAAGGCTGCCCCCCGCGGCGCAGCTGGTGCGCCACCCGCTCGCGCTGCTGGCGCTGGTACCCAACAGCGCCGCGCTCTTCGCCGCGGGGGCCGCCGCGGGCACTATAGCCAAGACCGTCACCGCGCCGCTCGACCGCGTCAAGATCCTTATGCAG ACGCATAGCGTGCGGGTGGCGGGAGAGAGCGCGAAGAAGGGTGTTGGATTTCTCGAG GCTATGGCAGACATTGGGAAGAAGGACGGGCTTAAGGGTTACTGGAAAGGCAACCTTCCACAG GTCATTCGCATAATTCCTTACAGCGCGGTGCAACTCTTCTCATATGAAGTTTACAAG AAAATTTTCCGGAGAAAGGATGGAGAGCTTTCTGTATTTGGGAGACTTGCTGCTGGTGCTTGCGCGGGCATGACATCCACactt GTAACTTACCCACTGGATGTTCTCCGGCTCAGGCTAGCAGTTCAATCCGGACACAGCACTTTACCTCAG GTTGCTCTTAACATGCTGAGAGAAGAAGGGCTGGCCTCCTTCTATGGAGGCTTGGGTCCATCTCTTATAGCAATTGCACCTTACATTGCTGTGAACTTCTGTGTTTTTGACCT AATGAAGAAATCTGTACCAGAGAAGTACAAGAATAGACCAGAAACATCTCTAGCAACTGCTCTTCTTTCAGCAACATTTGCAACTTTGATGTGTTATCCCCTGGACACTATTAggagacagatgcagatgaaagGCACACCATACAATACAGTTTTTGATGCTATTCCAG GCATTGTGGAGCGTGATGGTCTAACTGGTCTTTATAGAGGTTTTGTGCCAAATGCATTAAAAAATCTACCAAATAGCAG CATTAAAATGACCGTGTTTGACACGGTGAAGACACTGATAGCTACTGGGCAGAAGGAGATGGACAAATTAATTCAAGAAAATGAGGAGAAAACAAGCTAG